From Vagococcus jeotgali, one genomic window encodes:
- a CDS encoding IS256 family transposase, producing MTKKKKDQKSAKLAQSIIDAYQPESVEDMQEALKDIFGPMFEAMLRGELDNHLGYENQSKQEKETQNRRNGYGNKKLKTSFGELDIQVPRDRDASFEPEIIPKRSRDVSSIEGKVLSMYAKGMSQRDIASTIEDIYGFTISHDMVSDITDQILPELEEWQIRPLAKCYAFLFVDCMYVTLRENYEVKECAVYTILGYDLKGNKEILGLWLNQTESKNRWMQIFDEIKERGVEDILFISMDGVSGLENGAKAIFPGVVVQRCLVHLVRNALRYVPSKSYKEVCKDMKSFYSASSLKAAQTAFDTFQTKWAVYPGAIDVWKRNFHHVEQLFDYGSAIRKIMYTTNAVESVHSSFRKVTKKGAFPNENALLKLLYLRVKELQSKWEGGHVHNWAMVLNQLTVNDSFSKRVEKYNRY from the coding sequence ATGACAAAAAAGAAAAAAGATCAAAAATCAGCGAAGTTAGCTCAATCAATTATTGATGCCTATCAACCAGAATCGGTTGAAGACATGCAAGAAGCCCTAAAAGATATTTTTGGACCGATGTTTGAAGCAATGCTTCGTGGAGAATTAGATAATCATTTAGGTTATGAGAATCAGTCAAAACAAGAAAAAGAAACTCAAAACAGACGGAATGGATATGGAAATAAAAAATTAAAAACAAGTTTTGGTGAATTAGACATTCAGGTTCCTAGAGATAGAGACGCTTCTTTTGAGCCAGAAATTATTCCTAAAAGAAGCAGAGACGTTTCAAGTATTGAAGGAAAAGTTCTTTCTATGTATGCCAAAGGCATGAGTCAACGAGATATTGCCTCGACAATTGAAGATATTTATGGTTTTACTATTTCTCATGATATGGTGTCGGATATCACAGATCAAATATTACCAGAACTTGAGGAATGGCAAATCAGACCTCTGGCCAAATGCTATGCCTTCTTGTTTGTCGATTGTATGTATGTCACTCTAAGAGAAAATTATGAAGTGAAAGAATGTGCGGTGTATACAATTCTTGGTTATGATTTAAAAGGAAATAAAGAAATTCTAGGTCTTTGGCTAAATCAAACAGAATCGAAAAATAGATGGATGCAGATTTTTGATGAGATTAAAGAGCGTGGCGTTGAAGATATTTTGTTTATTTCAATGGATGGTGTATCAGGGCTTGAAAATGGAGCCAAAGCTATTTTCCCAGGTGTTGTCGTTCAACGTTGTCTGGTCCATTTAGTTAGAAATGCCCTTCGTTATGTGCCAAGTAAAAGTTATAAAGAGGTTTGTAAGGATATGAAGTCTTTTTACAGTGCCTCCTCTTTAAAAGCGGCTCAAACAGCTTTTGATACCTTTCAAACAAAGTGGGCAGTCTATCCTGGAGCTATTGATGTTTGGAAAAGAAATTTCCACCATGTCGAACAATTATTTGATTACGGCTCAGCTATTCGAAAAATAATGTACACGACAAATGCTGTAGAAAGTGTTCACTCTAGTTTCCGCAAGGTAACTAAAAAAGGAGCTTTCCCTAATGAGAATGCCCTTCTTAAGCTATTATATCTTCGAGT
- a CDS encoding DUF4393 domain-containing protein gives MTDEKSIIKINVLPEKTTDALLTPGATSIGSAFKDVIEALGHATLGPLRKFNLVKEKELKDFEEQLNSKINDIPEENRDDSKIGITFKALEDSKYQLNEDIMREAFSNLISNSLDSRTNSLISPKYSDILANMSSNEAKLFQTIYQNNLGRVPVISVDIENINTRSSRRAADYILILNDKRILQDEQLSLSLLEASNLIRINEGKHWAAPHFISLYDYVENEKVNLDSFNDPNFDEEKAIVNKHSLELTHLGLELAKLLFP, from the coding sequence ATGACTGATGAGAAGTCGATTATTAAAATTAATGTTTTGCCTGAAAAAACAACTGATGCATTATTAACACCTGGTGCAACATCTATAGGTTCTGCTTTTAAAGATGTCATTGAAGCTTTAGGTCATGCAACTCTTGGTCCTCTCAGAAAATTTAATTTAGTTAAAGAAAAAGAACTAAAAGACTTCGAAGAACAACTAAATAGTAAAATTAATGATATTCCTGAAGAAAACAGAGATGATTCAAAAATAGGTATAACCTTTAAAGCTCTAGAAGATTCAAAATATCAGCTTAATGAAGATATTATGAGAGAAGCTTTCTCTAATTTAATTTCAAACAGTTTGGATTCAAGAACAAATTCGCTTATTTCTCCAAAATATTCTGATATTTTAGCAAATATGAGTTCAAATGAAGCGAAACTCTTCCAAACTATTTACCAAAATAATCTAGGAAGGGTACCTGTTATATCAGTAGATATTGAAAATATAAATACCCGTTCTTCTAGGAGAGCTGCAGATTACATATTAATTTTAAATGATAAACGAATACTTCAAGATGAACAATTATCACTATCTTTATTGGAAGCTTCTAACCTTATTCGTATCAATGAAGGAAAACATTGGGCAGCCCCTCATTTTATTTCCTTGTATGACTACGTTGAAAATGAGAAAGTAAATTTAGATAGTTTTAATGATCCCAATTTTGATGAAGAGAAAGCTATTGTCAATAAACATTCTTTAGAACTTACTCACTTAGGTCTAGAATTGGCTAAACTTTTATTTCCTTAA